Below is a window of Armatimonadota bacterium DNA.
AGTTCCGGCTTTGCCGGGTTGCTTCACCAAGGGCGAGACCCGCGAGGAGATCGAGTTCAACGTGCGGGAAGCCATCGAAGCCTATCTCGGGCTCGACGAGACCGTTGAGGGCGGCGAGGACACCGAGATCCTGGAGATCGCTGTTTGAAGTCGGTTTCGGGCAAGGATTTCATCAAAATTCTGGAGCAGAAGGGTTGGCGGTTTGTCCGGTCCAAGGGAAGTCATTTCACCTACGAAACCCGGATGGGGACCAGCGGGCCGTCGTGTCGGTCCACGGCTCGTCCAGCCTGAAGATCGGGATGCAAAAGGCCCTGATGAAGCAGACCGGAGTTCTTGAACGAGACCTTTGAGGGGTGCGTTTCCTTCAGTCCCCAGCCATCCAGCGGGCTTCGTCCGGAAGGAGAAGGGCCGCACCCTCACCCCCTGCCCCCTCTCCCTTTCGCACAAACGTCGAAAGGGCGAGGGGGACCGAGGGCTTTCCTAACCCAGCCATCCGACGGACTCCGGAGCCCCTTCTCCTTGCCGGAGGGATCGTGCCGGGAGGGAGAAGGGGTGTGGAGATGAGGGTTCACGTCCGGAAGCAAAGGGAATACACCCTCACCCCCTGCCCCCTCTCCCTTTCGCACAGGCATCGAAAAGGCGACGGGGGGTTCCGATGGCTCACCCTCTTGAACGGAAACATGAAGGGGAGAGGGGGCTGAGCACTGCTACGGCTTCGCGTCGAGGAAGTCGTTCACCATCGGCACGATGACGGACATGCGATCCATCAGGGTCACGTGGGTGGTATCGGGCAGGACCGCCAGCCGCGAAGACGTGCGCGGGCCCATGTCGCCGTGCGTCCCACCGCCCTTGAGGCGGAACATCTCTGCGACGTGTTCGTACCGTATGCCGTCCGCGTCGCCGAAAATGAAGAACATCGGCGCCGTGGTGGCCTTGAGCTTGTCGGCCCCGAGGTCGTAGCCTTTCGCGAACATGGCGACGAGCCGCTGGACGAACTTCGGAAAGTCGTCCGGATTCGGGTTCAGCTTCTTATAGTCGGTCTCCAGAGGTGTCCCCTTGAAGACGTCGGCGGTGAGGCCCGCGATCGCTTTGGACGCGCCTTCGACCATGCCGTCGGGCCGGAACGTGGACGAGACGACGACCGCCTTACGCACCTTGTTCGGATGGCGGATCGCGCACTCCATCGCCACGGCCCCGCCCATGCTATAGCCGATCAGGTCGGCCTTCGGAACCTTGAGATGGTCGAGCAGCGCGGCGACGTCGTCGGCGAAGTTCTCATAGCTCATGTCCCGCGCGGTGTCGGCCGTCCGACCGTGGCCTTGCATCTCGACGGCGATGACCTTTCGCGACTTTGCGAGCTCGCCGATCCACCCGTCCCAGTTGTTGGTGACGGTCATGAAGGCGCCGTGGAGCAGCACGACCGGCTCGCCGCTGCCGTGGACTTCGTAGTACATCTTGAGCCCGTTGA
It encodes the following:
- a CDS encoding type II toxin-antitoxin system HicB family antitoxin — translated: MTLKVLVHKAEEGGYWAEVPALPGCFTKGETREEIEFNVREAIEAYLGLDETVEGGEDTEILEIAV
- a CDS encoding alpha/beta hydrolase gives rise to the protein MTVVSAQPKPTTGYAPVNGLKMYYEVHGSGEPVVLLHGAFMTVTNNWDGWIGELAKSRKVIAVEMQGHGRTADTARDMSYENFADDVAALLDHLKVPKADLIGYSMGGAVAMECAIRHPNKVRKAVVVSSTFRPDGMVEGASKAIAGLTADVFKGTPLETDYKKLNPNPDDFPKFVQRLVAMFAKGYDLGADKLKATTAPMFFIFGDADGIRYEHVAEMFRLKGGGTHGDMGPRTSSRLAVLPDTTHVTLMDRMSVIVPMVNDFLDAKP